ACACATAGTAAAAtaagtgttattattttattcgtCCGGGAGCTTTTTTCACTTACCTTGCATTTCTGACACTTGTATAAAACAGCGATGGCTTGAACAACTAGATTAAATGTACTATTTGAGTAGAGAGATATGGAAGAACTGCAGTTGACgttatttgtttttctgcaaGAGTGAAGCGATTTATCATAGTAGCTAGTCATAGTAGTGAACATTATTTCATAGCACTCAGGTGGAAATGAAATTgtggatgtgagtgtgtgtcagcGTGTTGTGTGAAGGAGGTGATAAAAGCCTTAAGGCAATTCACAGCGTGTCACTTTTCTTTTGTCTCCTCTATCTGCCTTCTTTGCTCTTATCCCCTTCACCTCTTTTCTCACCTCGCACCGGGGAGGGCTAGGAGTTACACCTGGGGTTACACCTGAGATATACAGAGTACTGGTTGGATCAGGTACATCAAGGGTGTTTACACAGCTGACCACACACAAACGAGCGCACACTACTTGCCCTCTACTTTATGTGTGGATGTTTACTGGTCTCAGCTGACTGCTTCATTGCCTTTTTACAGCTGTCTTTTAACTGCATCCTTAACAGACCTACATAAATGGCAATTAACTACTTTGGGTAATTTACATTTCTGTTACACACAATCACTACTATATAGACATCTAATAGAAACTCTTTAAACTTTTAGCATGGTGTTCAGTCATTCACCTTAAAGCATTGTTTAGCATCTACAGGGAAATGAATAGTAAATGTATGTATTGTATTTGGTTTCAGATTACTATAAAAACCCCCAGAGATAGAAATGGATGCACTGTAATCATGGTCTATGAATTCTGGCTCTGACAGTTCTTCATCACAATTTAGAATTGGCCTCAACTAAAGATGCTCACAGgacctttttttacatttttttttacactaatgtAACTATTATTTTGTTTGCATTATGTGATTTATGTTgtgtaacttttaaaaaataaccaaaTCAGAAGCTAACAACACATGTTAAATGTGGTCCTTTAGACGTCCCTTAtgctttaataacctctgctaTGTTGCGAGAAACCCTATGGGATTCGTCTCAAATAAATGCCTTTTCCGGAATGATGCAAGTTCTATTCATATCTGTATCCATGTGTTTGTactagttttttaaaaatattacctgTTCATGCTGAATAATTTATTCAGATTTAAATTACATATTATTGCAACTTTTATCTTTAGGACACATGTCATGGTGGTGTACATAGGTCATTATCAGCAAGGAAAAAGAACGGTATAAATGTCTGGAGACTAGagtcatttataaataaatgaactgtTGGACAGTTTGTGCTCCAGATGACATTGGATGTAACTATTAACCAATAATTCACTAGCAAGCTTTAACTATatgataaagataaaaataaatgtaaaatgtaggTGGAATTTGCTTTGCATCATATTCTGTCCTTGCCCAAGGCTGCAAGTTTTAATGATGCCATATTgaaaattcatatttaaatatgatGCATCAATTGATGAATTTGGCCCATATTGTTTCTTGCAATGTCTTTCACAAATTAAGGCCCAGCTTTCTTTTTAGGTCTAACAAATATCACAAAAAGCATGCCTCCACAAAATAATGGCACTTAAAAGGATTTGTGTATTTACAATTTCACAGACCCACATCCACATGTCTGACCTTGCTGTTGTCTTACTCAGAGGTCTTAGTGGAGACCTTCAAGCAGCACAATTAAATTGAAACAGggatacagagagaaaaagacagcaCATCATAGATCACTGCACTCACTTGGCCATGGAAGCTGTAGCTGCCTTTAAGAATTGCTGTGAAGAGACGAGGCCGGCTGCGTTGCTCGAAGGGCATGGAACCACTCAGAATGATGTAGGAGATCACACCCAAGGCCCACATGTCCACTTCACAGCCATATGTCCTACCAGCCACCATCTCAGGAGCCAGATACTCTGGGGTACCACATAGTGTCCTCAGTGTCCAGTCATGTGACTTTTGGCCTCCAGAACTAATTTTGGAATACTCCTTTTCTGTGCAATGAAGCACTGTGGATTTGTTATTGCATCTAGCAGCTCTGTCTGTTCCACCATTATCGCAATAATTTCGTCTTCTCTCTTTTAACTTGTCATGTGACAGTTGCATTTGTATGCACTGGGTAATTCTATCCTCTTTTCCTTCTGACATATTGAAGTTTCTATGTTTATAAGCTTCTAACCCATCTGTCTTGCTTTCCTCTCTGCAggcattttgcctttttttggtGCGCTCAGGAAAATTATACTGAGTACTGGTCATCTCATCCACCACCCCATCACTGCCCTTTTCCATTCCTTCAAATCCCAAGCTTTTATCTATTTCCCTTTCATCTCCTGTGCTGATCCCATTCTTATCTTTCCTCCCATCTCCTCTAATGGCCACAACTGTCCTCTGGCTGCTCTCATCTCTGGCTTTCCCACCACCTACTAATCCACAATTATCTTCAGCACCTTTATCCTTCCCCTCTACAAAATCACAACTATCGGCATCATCAGCAGCCCCATCATCTTCCCTGTCTGACCGAGCACAACCGCCAATGTCTTCACCAGTTCCAGCTACACAACTGCCCTCTGTTACCACATTAACACTTTCAACcaactggcttttttttttactccagcaGGCCAGGCCAAAATCTGTTATGAGTAGGCGTGAGTCCTTCCCTGGATGGTAGTATAGCAAGTTTTCTGGTTTCAAGTCCCGGTGAATTACTCCTAGTGCATGTATGTAGCGTAGTCCTCTGGACACCATAATAATAGCTTTAGTGGCATCACGTTCTGTGAAGGAGCCTTGAGAAATGACACGATCCAGCAGTTCTCCTCCCGTTGCCAGCTCGAGGACAAGATAAACACGATGAGGAGTTTCAAAAACCTCCACCAGACGAATGATGTTAGAGTGGCGGACCCTTCGTAGAATCCCAAGCTCGACATAACTTGTATCATGACTCTTGTGCCCTCTGACTTCTAAGAGTTTGATAGCAAAGGGCtggtgtgtgtacctgtgctcAACACGCACCACATGGCTGAAGCTTCCCCGACCAATTAGAGCCTTGATTTCATACCTGAAAAATATCAGTCCTTGTtaagaatttttcttttttttttcttaatttttcaaCTTTTGTCCATCTCAAAGTATGCTTATGAAGCTGAATGGCTTAGTTCTGGTGCAAATTTGCCAATATAACATTAGaaataataatcttaattaCTAACATAATTAAACCAAATAATGTAGCTAATACCTTGCAGTGATACGTGGATCAAACCTTGTCCGAAACGTGACCTCACACTTGTTTGCATGCCTGTTTCTACTATCAGTACAGTTGTTTCTTCTCTCATTGCTGCATCCACTCCACAGATGAGACTGTTTTTTATCCTTGCAAAGGTCTTTATCGAAGTTCTtgtttttgttagattttactTTCATAAAACTAAAATACCCATGCTTCATGGGAGGCTCTGACATTAAACCTACTTTGCTAGAACTATTACCCATGGTTGATCTTCATTCCAAACAGTACAAGGCCCCAATGCGTTTAATTTAAAGAGCACAACTTCATGACTCCGTAAAAGAATCCAAAGATGTGGAACCACCCACATCAACTGCAATTGGttagttactgtatgtgttccTGACCCTAAAAGATCAgtgtaaataaaagttaaatagcATAGTTGTTAAAGTTGCTTTGTGTGTGAAGTCGCGTTACAGAGTCTGAACACCTACAATACCTGCAAATGGCACCCTCATGTTAACTGTTTGAGCCATTTGTTAGATTTGGGAAAGGTTCTCGTTTGGCAATTAGAAAAACAATTACTGTTGCACAAAAAGGAACCTGTACATTTTATGGTATGAGATGAAAGTACACAAAAATCTATTAATATTTGTCTTCAAGATCACTTCATTTAAGATAATAGGATGCTAGCATTCATTATCTGCTTTGTACAAAATCCAATATCTTGAAACTTGCTAGCTAcgtaaaataaacaacatattGTTATGCCAGTTAGCATGGATATTAGCTAATATCAGCAACATATTAAGCAAGTTGATCAGGGAAGGTCTTTTAACAAATTTTAGCTGTCTAATGATAATGCACGTACATCATGCATAGGCAAATGACAGCAAGGAAGGCCAATGGAGTTTTATCCTCACTAAAAGATGATCAGATCCATATCCCTAAGAAAAAAgcctaaaaaaacaacctaAACACTAATTTTACCAAGTTACACAAAACAGTTTTCTATTgattcttcttattttttccattaattcatcttctataccgctttatcctatgtACAGGGTTGGATCTCAAGCAatttagggcatgaggctgggtacacccCTGGACTGGGtaccagtccattgcagggcacacactaacagagactacaggtaatttgggaatgccagttagcctgacctgcatgtctttgatctGTGGGAGGATTGGAATTGGATTGTAACCTGAATGTAAAAACTTGCAAACTTTATGAACAAagaccagaggcaggaatcaacctctcgaccctggaagtgcaaggccacagttctaaccactacatcaccacaATGTTCTGCTTCATGGAGTGCCTTAAACACAATCAACTGCAGGCAAGTTCAATTAAACCCCAAcactaatttaattaacattttcctATAAGTGCAGTGCCAAATCCCTATTGACAGAAATTAATGATTAGTCTCTCCATAAGGGGGCTCATTTTCTTAATGAGAAACTTGTGGTCTCCCCTGCTGGCACACAATAGACTGAATAGACTTAATTGACTAATTTAATCAGAAATTGTTTTCAGGGGCATGTACATGTGAaaattagtatttattttactcttgttattttagaaaattagCTCCTATTTAGTATTTGCAAATATGTAAAGGAAGATTCAGAAGAAGACCTGACCTGATAAAAagtatattagattttttttacacacactttataaatgtaataaaaaacaacaatgatAAATGAGACCCAATGTCTGTTTCAACATTTGAAATACCACTTACCACGGGCTGACAGTGTGTTTcatctgtttctttgtttttttgcttttataatcTATGAGGATGAAAAAATTGGACTAAagtaatagtttttaaaattaactttCCTTCTCACTACACTTCTTCTGAATAGATGGGTCACACTAAAGTTCACAAAGCGAGAACTGCTGTTTTGTCAACAGTAAATGAAACACTAAAtaatattgtactttcagctggctgcattgcataaaaatcttgaaaacaatatatttattattttttatcttttctttcatGCAGAGACATCtttatgaatttctttgcaGATGGAGAATTGAGTCATATTTAGGTGATATTTATTACACTTTGCTTGGTTTTCAGAGCGAAAGCGTGCACATGCTCAAAACAGAAATTATATGCAAACTGTGGTAGATAGTAGGTGAAGATCTTCCCATAGGAAGAAGGTGTTACTTTTACAGATACCGTACTTTCCTCAGAGGGTTGAGAGAGGTAGAAATCACATAATATATATGAATTTATACATGCATAGCATAATGCAAAAGGCACAGATTAACTTATGACTGGTTACAGGTTACATACCACATCACCTTGTGCTTaagctatttttgtttttgtgtactGGTCATAACATACAAGCCTGAACATGTTCAGGGCACTGCTATCATGGAACACAATATCACATGACACACAAGGTGACCCTGGCCTTGTTCTAGGTGACAGGATGTCTAGAACAAATTGAAGCTGATGTAGAACAAATCAGTCCACATTTGGTTAACATGTTAAAATACTAAGTTAGGCTGTTTGGACATCATCCAATCATATGAATCATGATTAATGTTGATTGCTGATTGAAATTTCCACCACAttcaaaaaaatctgatttatagcaccttgtatacacacacacacacacacacacacacacacccctgcacgcatcatatcatttttttaaatatgcacaaGTGAAAATGCCTCTTCTATGGCCCAGTTGCTAACCACAAGTATTCATCAGGGCaaaattatttcattcatatttaaatGTGGGGAGGCTTATTTTTTTGAGTCCGTTGGCATTGTCGATGgcagaaagaaaagcaaaaaagagaaatggTGGGCAGTGCAAATAGCAATGCAAATAGGATGTTGTATTGGAGATCAGGGCAAGgggatacatttattttaagcccctatttaaacatgataaatgaacaaaatgttcttttaattaaatattacgttgattatgtttgaaatattatgtTGATTATGTTTGAAATACTATATAATTTATAGTACAAATATACCTTTACACTGGTATCAGCAAATCACAATAAACACAAGAGGATCTAAAATAGACTCCAATAGGTATATATGTGATGCTGATGACTGAGTTCTTGGTTAGTAGTGATGAGGACAGTGCATGTCCTCACAATCTGGTATAAAAAGTGTCCCACCTAAAACAATGTTGCACCTGACACATCCAGACAACGCATTGCACTTTAGGCAGAATGGTGCAAGAGAGTGAGTCATTGTAGTGTCTCTTCTATGCTCTAAGTGGGATTGGAAATAAATGCACTTGCTAATTCAGTATATATAATTGAATTTCTTTTAATAGATGCATTTTGACCTGGCATCCTTATAGCaacataaatacagtaatttGCTCTTACTGAATTTCAGCATAGTCTGATTTGTTGTTGGCCTGTTCACCCACCATGTAAGGAAGTCTGAATTCCTGACTTGTCAGTTTAACAGTGCGAACCAGTATGGTTGATATAATGGTGCTTGGATACTCCTGAGCCATCCAAAGGTGATAAAGACTTGTTTGTAGACAGGCATTGCACATTAGCCTCTTCAAATCATGGAAAAACCTAGCACATATTTCttagcatttgttttttttatatcaccGGGCTTCCAGCTTAAAGTGCAAAAAACATCTTCATACACTTTATTAGGCTGATctacttgacttttttttaaccaagtaATCAAAAAAAGATAGCTAAGCTTTTGCAAAAAGACTATAAAGTTTTGATGCGGTTCTTTCTTAAACAAGGTTATCAATGTTTCCCACTATAAAATAGCTGAAGTGAAAGATCTTTTCACAAAGGTCcttcaataaaaagaaaaaaaatgcaatgggCAAATGCCCATATGCTCATTTACCATGCTTTTTACTACCTGAAAATATCCCTTCCTGTAGTGGCATGATGTAAAAAGACTGATTACGACATCTTTTTTGTAAGCCTCAAATGAGCTTATATTAATGGTCCTTATGAACTGAATAACAGCCATCACATCTGCACTTCCATTCTGTGTGAACAAAATGTTTGCTGTCATGTACAGATTGTTTTGGTGTGATTTTGAATGTCAAAAATTCTATGTGTTGCTGTGCAGTGGGGCAATGACATGCCATGTTTCATCTACAAAAGCTTTCATCATCTCAGTCATGCACTTCTTTGCGATTTCCCTGAAGAGTACAAtaaggtattttttttatttagttttaacaaGCTCAGGGTAAACAGCATAAAAGAACTGTAGTTCTGACTCCTGCACTTTTTAGTAAAGTCATCACTGTCAGCAAAATTTCCCTTTATTTCAGCAATGATAGGAGATTTCTAAATTCCAGTGTAGCTCTCATGTTTCACTTTCTGATTTCTGATTTAGTAGTATCGAAGTTGAAATCCTTCATGGCACATTTTGTCTCTAAGCGCACTAAAGAAATTGGTTTGGCCTTGaatttcttaaacagataatCTATCTTGTCTCCAATAGTATcttgtggcttagtggttaaaacTGTCATCTCACACTTTTGTTTTATGGGTGTGGAGTTTTCAAGTTCTCCCCATGGTGGAGGGTTTCCTTCAAacattccagtttcctcccacagtccaatttTTTGTTGTCTGGGcatttagttttaaatattaataagatGGTGATACCAAAGAGGTATATCAGGTATATTAACACCATAACAGgtataaaagagaaagaaaatgataaGGAAAGGATTCAGATTGGTCCATTACATAATCTAAGGAAGCCTTTTGAAGTTAATGGGTTATGGTGAGAGTATCCATATAGTGTAGTATATCTGCGCTGCTTATGCAGTTATAGAAATGGAAAAGCAtaaatggaaaatattttaaagggtTTTGGAAAATGGTCAAGCAAATTAAAATGCATACAAAACGAATATAAGGAATCGAATAGTATAATAAGATATCAGAGCAGAAGATACGTAGCAGAATACTTCTGAATATGCTGGAGAAGCATGTTTGGGTCAGATGTTATGAGTCTGTATATTCACTGTACTTTGGAaagctattttattatttttccttttatattgAAAGTTTCCTAAATTTTcattacatgtttatatatgaTTTGTAGTGCTTAGAAACTGGACTACAATGTTCTGAGAATTAGAATTAGTACACTTACTGAAGTAAACTGGATTGGAATAAATGGATGTGGACTTCATCCATTAAAAATGGTTTAAACTGCTCATGACTACCCATTATAATCACCTAATAATTCAACCATAATCCTTTCTCTTTTCTAAAAACCCTCAATTACCATGGCAACCATGGTGCATGGAAATCAATTGATTCATGACAAGTGAAAGCATTTGTTGGGTTTTTGTATTGATGTCACATCGCACAAATGGTGATGAAAGCACACTGTTATATCTCATTTATAACTGCAGAAAGGAGGACAGAGAAAAAAGTGAAGTCTGGAGCAGGAAATTTGTCCTTGCATATTTACTGCATGTGTGTAGACTATGTGTgcgagagtgagacagagacagagagaaaccaAGCAGCAAAGAAAATGTGTGAGAAACCATACAGCAGCTCAACAGTATGTGTTTAAAATGGTGCCCATATATCCCATTCCCTATAAATAGCAAAAGATGTTTGAAGTTCATTATGAGGACATAAACCTTGTGCGTTACATTTTCCCCCACTATGCTTTTAGACATGACTACAAAGAGACAAAACTCACCAAATTGGTCTCTGAGTAGTGGATAGAGTGCAGTTTTGGATCTGCAATGTGACATTATATTCTGTCTTTAGGATTTTAAAACATTGGACATTACTGTACTTCATTATTATATTCATAAACAACTCTGGCTGCTCAGatatttgtataaattaaaaaaagaagacagatatgtttacattttcttcAATTCCACCTAAACAAATTCAGCATCGAAAGGCAGACCTGGCAACTTTGAaagaaacaacatttttggtttatcacaaataataaaagttatttccattttgttgccaccctatttatttatttatttatttgtgtttatttttttcactctttgggcctaaaaataaattgcttttttttttttttttttttttagatttttttgtctgcatccttgataaaagtttaaaatattaaagtatgCTAGCAGTGTATACCACCTTCCATACAGGGAGACATTGAAGATCCTTCTGCAATACCGTACTAAATCACTAAAATATGacttaaacatacaaaaaatacacatattAAATATCAGACTCTCCATGAGTTTAGTCaggattattaaaataaaatacaaccaTGTAAGTCTCCTGAATGTCAATGGTTAAAAGCACAAGGGGCACACGTCTGTGTCCATGGCCAAGGAAAGCTAGAATGGGCCAGTTGGCCAGTCGGCAAAGAGGGAGCATGCAGGAGCCGCTGCCCATGTGGGCCCACTCTGCCACTCTGCCCGCCACCATCATTTGCCAGCCTCGTGCCTGCATGCCAACTTGCCAGCTTTGGAAAGTTATCTCCAAAGTACAAAGACTTATTAATGCAGGTAATACTAAGCCCTCTTCCCCACTACTTTTCTGAGGAATCCGATTTCTGAGGAAACGATTTCCCCAAAATTCCCATTTATTTGTTATGAGACAAGGTGGCCATACCACCATCAATTTTGCAAGTGCCTCCAAAAAACTTATTGCAAAACCTTTGGTCTGGGTCTCCCAAGTGCAATGAAGCAATCTCAACCTCTGCTCTCCTGACTCCCAGCTTGTTTTTCTGATACCAAGACACGTCAAATCAAAAAGCTTGATAAACTCTACTACTCTGGTACAGATCATGTCAATCCAAAATAATTAACCCTTTCAAAAAAGGACCTGAATTCACTGCAAAAATAGCTCCACAGACTATAACAGGGTTTTTAGAGTGGTCACACACTGAATCAGTTTTGCCTAAAAAAAATGGGATATATCCACATACACTTACTTCACAATTCTTTCCAGGAATTGCATCTAGTAAATTTTTGGCAGTGGCAGTGTGGCAGTGCACACTAAAAATGGAGatctaaaaagacacatttTAACTTATCTATTAAGCTCTAAATTCGTATTTTCGCTTCATGACTTCAAATGTATTTCATatagtatgtttttttatgacattatcaaagcatttgcattaCTTACTTGTCTGTGTAAGTCTAGAAGGCAAACGCAGTAGTGAATGCAGCTGACAAATCATGCAAATATCGCTATTTTGTATGTGACCTTTGCAAGATATTGCTTTTGGTAAATGCTGTGAAGTGTGATAGTTTAATAGATTCTGTTGTCAGCATGTGGGAACAATCTAATTGAGGCATGAATGTGAGCATTTGTagttttcatgtaaaaaaaagtgcggaaaaagtgaaagagagagcttgttttcttttcacagaTCTTTGATGTGGGAAAGATCAAGGAGTTACTCAGAACGCCCTTTTCTGTCTACCTTCTTTTGCTTCTTACTTCCCCCATCTCAATCTTTCCACATTTCTATAACTCCACGATTCCATCTTTCAGTAACTCATTACATATCTTTCTCAATTTAGTTCAGCACGCTTCACCTCTACTATCCCTAGTGCTTCCCTAAGAATCCACCTCTTCACTTCCACCCCCTCTTTGCCAActgtgtctgtttgtgcagATCTTTTTAGTATAGATTGTGTGGTTTTGCTCCTCCTGGAGTGACTGCTGTAATAAAGAGCTGCAGCGCAGGCCTGCGGCGGTGAACCAAAACTAATTAGAGTGACAAGTGGGACCTGGTCAACTCAGTTGGCTGCATAGGAGGCTGTTTCATCTCTACTGTCGTCCCTTCCTCATGGGAGCGCTGACGAATACTCTCATTTTCTTCAGGACAGTTAGTGGGTCTACaagaaagaggaggaggggaTGGCAGTAAATGAATCTCTGGTGACATCTCGATCGAGCGAATCATGACTGCCTCCCCAGTTGCTAAAACTTGATTAAAGTgactgattttgttttttacttgtgCTACAATGCATAAATTTCCACATGCAATTAATGGACAAGGGTGTTAATTGCTTTCTAGAGAACGTTATCAGACCTTAGGGAGAGAGGATGGAAAGTGAAGACCGCATGATTTGTCTTTTGGATAAGAAGATAACTAGGAAGAGCGATCCCTTGCTCAGGGGTATGTGTGTCCAttaacccataatgtcaagtgTTTATAAGCCAGGTCAGAGAAATTATCATTCTTTTTCAAGATTAAAGAACAAACATATATACGAATATGGTTTTGGAGCAAGATGAAGTTAAACATGTGAAATGCTTTCAGATGATTTCCTAGATATTAAGCTTAGGCATAATATATTTGGAAAACTGGCTCCTTTGTGGGTAAATTTTACCCACAGTGCAATTACCACTTTGGATGATCACATACTTGTAGATTAGTAAATGACGCTAAACAAATTTGctagatcacacacacacacagacacacacacacacacatatatatatatataaaaacatacctCACTCTGAATCTGTGCAATGGTTCACTCATTGAAAAGGAACAAATTGAATCTAAAAATGGGTTGTCGAATTACTTCAATTATACTCCATGCTGAATCGTCTTCAAATGGATCCTAGCAAATGTATTATGCCTCCTAATTACTGATGAGCTTTGAAAAGGGGAAGATTTTTGTTGCTTCAGTGGAGTTTGACTCCCTTATTTCCCTTCATGCACCAGCATGCCACTTAGTATAAGAGCACTCTAAATATTTAACAATCAAGCATTAGCGCCTTATTTTACAAAGTCATTCCCCACCCTCATAAGCAGAGGCAAAATTGGAGAAATGGAATTCTGAAGTCACTCAGTGTGTAGGCTGCAATTAGTCAGAGCAGAAACATGCAGCTGTACTAAAAGCCACAATAAAAGGAAATAGCTAcgactgtttttaaaataagtacTGTACTTTGAGCTGACTGAAGAAATGCAAATATACACAGTAATAacttacacaataataataacacaaaaacacacacacacacaggacagaaTGTTTGATTTGCGCATCAGTGGGTACTCCAGGTACCATCCACAGTCCAATGTATGTTTCCAAATTGCAGtaatgtgtgaatatgtgtgtgagtgtgtatctgCATGTGCACCCCATGCAGGGAACACCCCACCTAGTGCagtaagtcccctgggataggctcctggctTCCTGTGACCCTTAACTGGATAGGCAATATTGGTCCATGGCTTCATTTACTACTGAAGACCAAATAGTTTTTGCATAGCTGCTGGCTTATTTGTCCTGTGATATTTATGACAAATATAAGTTCAAAAAAGCTTAttgagctttaaataaaaaaaaatatatacaaagtgTCCTGATGTCCCTGGGCATGTCCACAAAACCCAACCCTGAACTCATGTAGATTGTGTCTCTTATTTTAG
The DNA window shown above is from Clarias gariepinus isolate MV-2021 ecotype Netherlands chromosome 14, CGAR_prim_01v2, whole genome shotgun sequence and carries:
- the LOC128541613 gene encoding serine/threonine-protein kinase H1 homolog, which gives rise to MGNSSSKVGLMSEPPMKHGYFSFMKVKSNKNKNFDKDLCKDKKQSHLWSGCSNERRNNCTDSRNRHANKCEVTFRTRFDPRITARYEIKALIGRGSFSHVVRVEHRYTHQPFAIKLLEVRGHKSHDTSYVELGILRRVRHSNIIRLVEVFETPHRVYLVLELATGGELLDRVISQGSFTERDATKAIIMVSRGLRYIHALGVIHRDLKPENLLYYHPGKDSRLLITDFGLACWSKKKSQLVESVNVVTEGSCVAGTGEDIGGCARSDREDDGAADDADSCDFVEGKDKGAEDNCGLVGGGKARDESSQRTVVAIRGDGRKDKNGISTGDEREIDKSLGFEGMEKGSDGVVDEMTSTQYNFPERTKKRQNACREESKTDGLEAYKHRNFNMSEGKEDRITQCIQMQLSHDKLKERRRNYCDNGGTDRAARCNNKSTVLHCTEKEYSKISSGGQKSHDWTLRTLCGTPEYLAPEMVAGRTYGCEVDMWALGVISYIILSGSMPFEQRSRPRLFTAILKGSYSFHGQPWNSISNQAKDFIECLLNVNPQQRMTAEQALRHPWLLNKAACSSNMNLHRPISQNLRQRASRASKNSSSSYSATESRSVMSSRSQLRSDSRQLLTNRAQHSVAVTA